The Salminus brasiliensis chromosome 14, fSalBra1.hap2, whole genome shotgun sequence genome contains the following window.
tgttttgtgctatataaaatatataaccaATTTTCCATACagccacaatgatgtgttttGTGCCTAACCAATTTTCCACCCTATCCAAAAGATGTGTTCATgcaatacaaaatatataacCACTTTTCCATAAAATTCATATGGACAGTTTTCCAATCAAACAATTGCTCTAAACAATTTTCTATATAGAAAATATAACAAATTTTCCATACAGCCCCAATGATGTGTTTCATACTATATGGAGTATATAACCAAATTTTCATACAGTCCCAATTATGTGTTTTGtgctatataaaatatataaccaATTTGCCACCCAATCCAAATGATGCATTCATgcaatacaaaatatataatcaCTTTTCCATGAAATTCATATGAACAGTTTTCAAGTCAAACAATTGCTCTAAACAATttatataattctatataatTTAAATGCATAGATTTTAATGAATTCCATATGAACACATTTCCTTACTATCTATATGTATCTATAACAGCACACCATACAATCCTTATTAATCTATATTGTTGCTTTTGAAACAAAACACCCATAATATTAACttttatataaacataataaaataatttatttacaatCAATATGATTTCAATATCAATTCATTTATAGACTGACTTAACTATGCTCTATATCCATATAAACAATTATCTGTACAAGCAACTGCAAGTACAATTGTTAATCATAGAGTGGCAGGAAACAGTACTGATTAAACAATAGATCATAACTGATTAAATTtaactctctctttcactctcgctctctcgcagGTGGTTACTCTCTCTCAGTGCGTAAGAGTTCTAGGCAGGAGCGCCGCTCTGTTAAACACTACAGAATTCACCGCATAGAAAACGGCTGGCACTACATCTCCCCAAGGCTCACCTTCCCCACTCTCGCACATCTCGTCGAGCACTACTCGGGTAAACACGCCCACGCTTCACATTTACTGTAAACGTACATGTGAATACTGCAGACGAGGGGGAATTATGTCACCTCCACATCAATGAATATGTTATAAGGATGAGTTATGAGAAGTTCAGAAGTTAAAAGAGgctttttaatgtttgtatGAGAGTTATGGACGAtgtagtgtatttgtattttagAATGTGTAGTGATGTTCAGGGGGCTAAtgaaagtgcctgtgtgtgctggttgtgtgtgcatttgacaCAGAAGTGTCTGAAGGGCTGTGCTGTTTGCTGAGAGAACCCTGCTTCATTCAAGGCTCCAACAACGTTCCGGTGGTTAGCGGTCCACCTCCTATAGCGGTCAGGAAGCCCACTCTCAACTGGAAAGATGTCAGCAGGTCAGTGTATGTGTGGAATGAGTAGAATACACACATTTCTTTACATTCTTTGCAGGCAGTGACTCTGTAATGTAATGGGATAATAGAGTTTAATAGagaatattaattttattgttttattgattttatcaTATTTGCTTTAGGACTTTTTGTGTGAATAGGTGAAGCTACTATACCAGCACAATTTCCCACCAGAGATAAATAAAATGTTCCCTTATTCTAAACGGGACCTTATGGATctcataataatcatattagGTAGATAATATGCATAATTCCAACACATCAGCCACCCCTTAATAttgtatgatgaatggaccaatagtgctccaaaatctgttGGAGGTACATGTTTTTTGtggataaaacacactgtatggtcaaatgtttgtggacaccccttctaatgaatgcatccagctacttttagatgcatccattgctgacacagatgcaaatgcacacacacacacacacacacacacagcttgtctagtccctgtagagaagtatgccaatagactaggactccctggagcagataatcaacaacctattggcactatgcctaataccaggcgtgggctagaggggtataaagccccccagcattgagctgcggagcagtggaactgtgcccTCTGGAGTGATGGGTTCCATCCTTAACTTTGGAGATGAGCTTGGGAATTGGGAATGgtggaggtgggtggtgatcatccaatcaacatcctgacctcactaatgagttcaaatcctcacagcagtgctccaaaatctattagaaaagcttggctggacagtagagacagttactctatcCTTGAATTTGGAAGAAgcagtgaacgagcaggtgtcctaatacctttgtctatatagtgttttGAAGTATCTAAAAAGTCAGGTTTAATATATTTGAATTTACATTACATCAATGAttattgaatattaaataaCAATACAATTAATGATAAGTGAAGTGGAATAATGATTTGTTCACAACAACTGGCCTCAAAGCATTCATGCAGCTCTCCTTAGAGCTTTTTCACTGGCTGAAGTGAAGGGATGCTGTGCAAGTATGAGGCTAAAACTAACATGAAACCACACAGCCTGATGAAATGTTCCACAGAGTGACTTTACCATGCGATTATCCGCACGGCAGACTTAAAGTAGCTTTATTATGCAAAAAGAAAACCAAAGTCTGTCTAAAATTAGTGATAGTGATGTCAGACAATTGCCATGAAGGTCACATGTATGTCGTGATCAAGTGGTTTTGGTCTGAAACAATATGAACAACGTGGGGGGTTGTTTTGCTTTTCTGTAGTCAGGCTGTCGTATGAAAGGCTCATTGAAAATGCaaagtttcccactagtaaataCGAGACTGTGGTGGCGTTCATGTGCgttcatctcatctcatctcgaCGTTCTGTCTGTGACCTCGATTATTGCAGGATTCCTGGAAGTGGAACTGCTGCATACATGAATCTAACCTTCACTGCTTTCCTTTTTGTAGCTCCATGATCTTCGGGTCTCAGAAGGAAGGTATGGAGGAGTCACTTGTCAGCGAGGGCCTGAAGGAGGCCATCAGCTCCTACCTGTACATGACTGAGGAATGTGGGGAATGTAGTCTAAACATGGACACGTGAGCTGACTGTGGGGCTTGTAAGGAAGGAGAAGAAGCAACAGACTGAGCTCATACGCACTACTTGCCAGTCCTTACAGCACCAGAATGAATGCCTCATAGAAGCTGTGGAGCCAGAACATGGACACGTTGAGCATGGCACCTAAGCGACGGCACCAGGCAAAGTGATCATGGGAGATGTAGTCAAGGCTCTTGGGCCACACAAAGACTGCACCGAAATGGCCCGAAGCAGCGGAGCTCTGTGATCCCACAGAGACGTGTATTCAGTGGCACCGGTGATGATCTCTCGTCACTTTTCTTCCAGTGTGGGTGCTGGAGGTGTTAGCGTCACACATTTCTGTGTGGACTTTTTCCTTGGAGGCATAAAAGAAAGAAgtgaacagaaagagagaatcagagagagagagagagaaagagaaggctGTGTAAGTGGGAGGGGGAAAGCAGCTGGTTTGGGCGAGAGCCTGTTTCCGCTAGCACACCTTCTGGAGCACTCTCTCTGTTTGCACGCAGCTAAATGCTCATCAAAGACTGAGAAGGTCTTCAGATCAAGCTTTTCTGACTTAAAAAACATATAATGAACTCATGTTAGGTTCACCTCCAGGTGTTATTCAATGCCTTGTGAGCTTTGTGAATACAGTACCTTTGGAAATCCTCTCTGTGCTTTTTACACAATGTTGGTCTGTACGACACAGCATGGGGTGTGCTGTTAAAGGCTGCTTGAAAAAAGTAAAACCGCTTCCTGGTCTTCTTTACTGTCGTAAgattcacataaaaaaaaactgcagttcaggaaatggtggtggtgtgtgtgtttgtgtgtgtttgtgtgtgtgtgtgtgtgagagagagaaagctcagtgattttagtcctgtcTGAATGagccatgtcagtcattttaatAGACTGTGTGCTTCGGCATCAGTATAGATCCCAGCTCCTTTTCACCTTCTGTAAAACGAGGCAAAGATTTACCTCAAATGAAAATAATCTGCATGACTCGGCATGGGGATCAATTTTGGAGGCGCTCAAGGAGGCATTGAGTTCTATCATGCATGATACAGGTACCTCTGGTCGTTCAAGTCTGTGGTaaacctcagtcaaatccagaagatgAGCCAAGGACGTCTCAGAGCCGCGACGCTTCTGGCAGCTTTGTTTAGCTTAGCCTGTAGCTTACATACGTACATGCCATGAACTGGTAGCTGCTAAGTAAAATGAACTAACTACTGAATTATTTCTATAAGTGGGTTATAAGGTTGGTTATCATCACGTTTTCTGGAGGTGTTTGCAGCGCAGAAATCGAGTAGCCATCCCTATCTCAGTCATTTATTCCAAGATTTTTATCCTTACATAACCTCCTTACACCTCCTCCCCATGTTAATACACATTCCTAAGATAAATAATATCCCTCTTTTAATCTGATACCACTTTTTTTCTAAATAGGGGGGGCTTATGCGTAAAAATACTGAGCTGTAGCTCAAAAGCTAACTTAGAATTTATATAATTGAAACATAAATCTacctcaagaccagcttttgctggtagagGGTTTCAGATGGCCTACGCTATGCATACCctatggggggggggtgggggggtcttTGGGGTATAGGGTATACCAGCATTATAGACCAACTTGATCAAGCTGGTCACACTGGTTAattagtttggtcaagctgaaGTCATACTGGTAACCCAGATTGGTCATGCTAATCACGCATGTCATGAAGGTCATGCTAGGCAACaccttggtcaggttggtcaggGTGATCAAGCAGAAGAATAGTCATGTTGGTCGACAAGCTTAGCtgagctggttgactagcttggtcatgctggaagCATCACATTAAACGCTAAAGAGGTTTCCGTGCGTCTGTTGTGGTTAGGATATCGGGGCTGGAGACCTACATGCTCCAGGTCTCCAAAAAAATGCTCCATATTAAGCCATTCATTTGAGACTCTCTAGGGAACGCCCTCTTGTTTCTAACAAAACTGGAAGACTTCCTGAAGTTCTCTGGTATGATCACTCTAATTATTTCTTACGCGATTCTTGCATGTCGCTAAGCGCATGTCATTCAGAGTGGTAACAAGGCCTCACAAGGCCTGGAGAATTACGACAAAAGTGGAAGGTCTCTCCACAAGGTGTGGTTACCCTAATGATTCTTGAAGCATGTTGCTAGCGGCAAGCATCACTAATGCTGTCTAAGTCTAGCGGTAGCAGTTTGCTAAAAGAAGTGCTTACCCTTTCTAGTCTAGGCtattgtgctcttgtggaaaaaccaaaagaatcaccctgATGGCTTCATTGAGACACACTCATCCCTGCACTTGCCACAGCTTGAAAACCACCACATCTGTGTACTCCTACAGTGTAAAGCTAATACATCTCTAATGAATCATAACTTGAATGAATCATTAGAGTTATGACTCTAATAAATCATAACTTGTCTAAAATGGTTTCATCACATTTAGCTGTGATCTCAGAATCTATAATAATTAACCAGACTTTTTCTAACTAGTGGGAATATTTAAAgtggaataaataaacaaatgtataaAACTATATAATGTTACAAGCAGCACATCAGCTCCAGATTCTGCCAGTTAAAGGTAAACGAGCTGCTGTGTGAACCAAGCCTTGTGTCAGTGtcagcttttagaggcattcagCTTTTTGCTCCATTCAGCACCACTGTGAACcattctgactctgactctgactctgaagtttctttaaaacagagcattttacACCAGACCACTGAATAACTCTGTGATTCCCCTAAAGTGATCTTTGAGTTTTACCACGttgccagctttgactaggacTAGGGTTAGGTGTATGTCATTTGGCATGGAGGCAAAAACAATTAATAAGACTGTTATGTCAAAGCTGAAAAGACAACAGTGTTCGAGGTTCACCGTACATCACTTCCAACCACTAAGAGGCCTTTGATGATTCTCAGACTGCAAGGCCTTGCGCTTCAGGGCTGTGCTAAACACCTGACAGTTGTGGACTTACCTCTTTAGCATCTAGACTGGAGCTGTGAGTTGCTGCTCCTCAGTCTTGAAGCTAGAGGGCAGCAAAGCTTCATTCTTCAGGAGAAAAGAGCCAATGGGTTTCAGTAGAACACGCTCCTCAGGTTCCTCTTGGTTAGAGTTCCAGGCCATTCTAAAAATATGAGATTACCACTGCTCTCGCTACGCACTGTTCTttagctaatctgaaggccacatgaagtttggaggtctgtagcgattgaCTGCAGAAAGTTGCCAACCCATTCTttcccaaatgtttgtagaagcagtctgcatgcctagctgcttggttttatacacctgtggccatggaattgattggaactcctggattcaatgatttggatggaTGAGTGATATACATTTGGCAATATACCGTATATATagcattttaaaagtttaatcACAGTAATATTATGTGATTAATTAAGATTAATAACAAGTTACACGCCCTTTCATTTTTTGGCAGGAGAACAAATGAACGTCTAGATGTCTAATAAACTGTCTAAAATCCGTTGTTTTTTCTCATAATATCTCATTATATTTCAAAGAACTTTAGATTTGATCCATATTtcatcataaataaagtgtaatctactctctgagctcaacagtagcgatgctgtgtttacatcgctaaAGAAAACCTCTGAAATGTCATATATAATATGGAGCACATGAACACatgaattagaaaaaaaaaaaaaaaaacactcacccACACTCAGTGTTGGGCAGAATAGTTCATATTAATAGCTTAATATTTGGTTGAAACACCTGCAACAAGGTGTCTATGAGCTTGCCACACCTCTGACATTTTGGGTCAATTCTTCCTAACTATATCCTTGTAAGCTCTGTCAGGTAGGATGGGGAGCGTCAGTGCACAGACATTTTTTAGCTCCTTGCACAGATGTTCAATAGGACtcaggtctgggctctggctgggccactcaaaGATATTCACTTTCTCTGAAGCCCTCTTTGTTCTCGCTGCTGTGTGCTTCAGGTGCTTCGTTGTCATGTTGGAAGGTAAACCTCCaccccagtctgaggtccagaGCGCTGTGGAGCAGGTCTTCTTCAAGGATCTCTGTGTCCCTGTGTTGCATCTCACAGATGAGACCTCTTCCTCCTGTGCCAGCATTCACCGCACCTGTTGTGCAACTAATCTGGACTGAAGATTTTATTAAGAACAGTAGTTATGACCTTGCTGTTCaaacagcagaaaagcaaaTGTTCATTATTTACACCATTGAAAATTCCTTTACTTCAAGGATCTCCGCGTGCTTAGCTGAATTCATTTTTCCCTCTATCAGGCCCCATTCTCTTTTCTAAAAACATCCCCAcatcatgatgctgccaccaccatgcttcacagtagggatggcATTAGCCAGGTGATGAGTGCCTGGGGCCTGGTTTCCTTAAGATGCGATGCTTGGTATTCAATTTTAGTTTCCTCAGACCAGAGATCTTGTTTCTCATGGTTTGAGAGTTATGGCAAACTCTAAACAGGCTGTCATgtgcatttgttttattaagAAGAGCATTTCTCTCCTAATTATGATCTCGCTGTTCAAATAGTACAAAAGCAAATGCTCTTAATTACACCTTGGAAATCCTTAGTACACTGCACACCCTACCGGTCAAAAGTTGCTAATTCCTTCTTCAGTGGCACTGCATTCACAAACTGACCTGTGCTTTACATAAATCAGGGTTGATTTAATATGTTTATTGCAGTGAAAGgatttaaaaacatatattttaggGGATTGCTGTAGAAAGCAGCGTTTACGCAGAGCTGAAAGCGCCTCGTCTTTACGGACAACGATGCCGGTTTGGTCGAGCTTTGCATCGTTCCAGGCGGACCCCTGCTGTGTGCAGCTGGAGCTGCGGCCGCTGTCGCGGGAACCGAGTACATCAACAaacactcagtctctctctctctctctctctctctctctcccctctctccctctctccctctcactgctCCCCCTTGTCCCTCttgcgttctctctctctctctctctctctctctcttctctctctctctctctcactgctccCCCTTGTCCCTCttgcgttctctctctctctctctctctctctctctcttgctctccctctcactGCTCCCCCTTATCCCTCttgcgttctctctctctcctctctctctctctctctctctctctctcctctctctctctctctcgctctccctctcactgCTCCCCCTTGTCCCTCttgcgttctctctctctctctctctctctctctctctctctctctctcactgctccCCTTGTCCCTCttgcgttctctctctctctctctctctctctctctcttgctctccctctcactGCTCCCCTTATCCCTCttgcgttctctctctctctctctctctctctctctctctctctctctctctctctctctctctcgctctcctctcaCTGCTCCCCCTTGTCCCTCttgcgttctctctctctctctctctctctctctctctctctctctctctctctctctctctcgctctccctctcactgCTCCCCCTTGTCCCTCttgcgttctctctctctctctctctctgctctccctcTCACTGCTCCCCCTTGTCCCTCttgcgttctctctctctctctctctcctctctctctctgctccccctTGTCCCTCttgcgttctctctctctctctctctctctctcttgctctccctctcactGCCTCCCCCTTGTCCCTCttgcgttctctctctctctctctctctctctctctctctctctctctctctctttctctctgctcccctTGTCCTCttgcgttctctctctctctctctctctctctctctcttgctctccctctcactGCTCCTCCTTGTCCCTCttgcgttctctctctctctctctctctctctctctctctctctctcgctccccctTGTCCCTCttgcgttctctctctctctctctctcttgctctctcctctcactgCTCCCCTTGTCCTCttgcgttctctctctctctctctctctctctcactgctccCCCTTGTCCCTCttgcgttctctctctctctctctctctctctctctctctctctctctctcttgctctccctctcactGCTCCCCTTGTCCCTCttgcgttctctctctctctctctctcttgctct
Protein-coding sequences here:
- the sla2b gene encoding src-like-adapter 2 isoform X1; amino-acid sequence: MGIWPSKGRRGSSHHAALLSQEEPTEPHTMDNSRYVVVALYDYPSGGPAEYSVRVGERLNVLSDEGEWWKVCSSASGNESYIPSSYTAKVYNRWQFVGLSRQKAEELLLLPFNQTGSFLIRESESEPGGYSLSVRKSSRQERRSVKHYRIHRIENGWHYISPRLTFPTLAHLVEHYSEVSEGLCCLLREPCFIQGSNNVPVVSGPPPIAVRKPTLNWKDVSSSMIFGSQKEGMEESLVSEGLKEAISSYLYMTEECGECSLNMDT
- the sla2b gene encoding src-like-adapter 2 isoform X2 — translated: MGIWPSKGRRGSSHHAALLSQEEPTEPHTMDNSRYVVVALYDYPSGGPAEYSVRVGERLNVLSDEGEWWKVCSSASGNESYIPSSYTAKVYNRWQFVGLSRQKAEELLLLPFNQTGSFLIRESESEPGGYSLSVRKSSRQERRSVKHYRIHRIENGWHYISPRLTFPTLAHLVEHYSVSEGLCCLLREPCFIQGSNNVPVVSGPPPIAVRKPTLNWKDVSSSMIFGSQKEGMEESLVSEGLKEAISSYLYMTEECGECSLNMDT